Proteins encoded in a region of the Leopardus geoffroyi isolate Oge1 chromosome E2, O.geoffroyi_Oge1_pat1.0, whole genome shotgun sequence genome:
- the ZNF30 gene encoding LOW QUALITY PROTEIN: zinc finger protein 30 (The sequence of the model RefSeq protein was modified relative to this genomic sequence to represent the inferred CDS: inserted 2 bases in 2 codons; deleted 2 bases in 1 codon; substituted 1 base at 1 genomic stop codon) codes for MPTIEKYTSFALHPRILNREQSYEYQECGKTFCQYSNPVQRERTHSSEKPYKYKECGKNFSNGHRLTVHQRFHTGEKPCKCKECGKFFSTFSYVVQHQRSHTVKKVYECKECGKAFIRGSGFVKHGRIHTGEKPYECKERGKTSGSSHFTVHQSSHTAKKAYECGECGKAFXSSSYLVQHQRIHSGEKPYECKKCRKDFIVYGKLLQHQSIHTGXKPFVCKECRKAFSTFSYLVQHQRIHTGEKPYECKECGKAFSSSSPLVKHQRIHTGEKPYECKECGKAFRLSSFLNAPQRIHAGVKPYECKECGKAFSRASYLVQHERLYTGEKPYECKECGKAFSSGSYLVQHQRIHTGEKPYECKECGKTFRVHVHVTQHQKIHVDVKPYKCKECGKXSCASYLVQCGRIHTGEKPYECKECGKAFSSGSYLVQHLRIHTGEKPFECKECGKTFRLNSFLTEHQRLHTGEKPFKCKKCGKDFRYSSALKAIRETIWV; via the exons ATGCCCACCATTGAGAAATATACATCTTTTGCTTTACATCCGAGAATTCTTAATAGAGAGCAATCATATGAATATCAGGAATGTGGGAAGACTTTTTGTCAGTACTCAAACCCTGTTCAACGCGAGAGAACACATTCTAGTGAAAAACCCTACAAATACAAAGAATGTGGGAAGAACTTTAGTAATGGACATCGGCTCACTGTACATCAGAGatttcatactggtgagaaaccttgtaaatgtaaggaatgtgggaagttCTTTAGTACTTTTTCGTACGTTGTTCAACATCAGAGAAGTCACACTGTTAAGAAAGTctatgaatgtaaagaatgtgggaaggCTTTTATTAGAGGCTCAGGCTTTGTTAAACATGGGAGAATTCATACTGGCGAGAAACCATATGAATGCAAGGAACGTGGGAAGACCTCTGGTAGTAGCCAT TTTACTGTACATCAGAGTAGTCATACTGCTAAGAAAGCTTATGAATGTGGGGAATGTGGAAAAGCTTTTTAGAGTAGCTCATACCTTGTTCAACATCAAAGAATCCATAGCggtgagaaaccctatgaatgtaagaaATGTAGGAAAGATTTTATAGTGTATGGAAAACTTCTTCAGCATCAGAGTATTCATACTG AAAAACCTTTTGTGTGTAAAGAATGTAGGAAGGCCTTTAGTACCTTCTCATACCTTGTTCAACATCAGcgaattcatactggtgagaaaccctatgaatgtaaagaatgtgggaaggcctttagtAGTAGCTCACCCCTTGTtaaacatcagagaattcatactggtgagaaaccttatgaatgtaaggaatgtggaaagGCCTTTAGACTTAGTTCATTTCTTAATGCACCTCAGAGAATTCATGCAGGGGTAAAGCCCTATGAATgcaaggaatgtgggaaagcctttagtcGTGCCTCATACCTTGTTCAACATGAAAGACTTTATACAGGTGAGAAACCCTATGAGTGTAAGGAGTGCGGGAAGGCCTTTAGTTCTGGCTCTTACCTAGTTCAACATCAGAGgattcatactggtgagaaaccctacgaatgtaaggaatgtggaaagACCTTTCGAGTACATGTACATGTTACACAGCATCAGAAAATTCATGTCGATGTGAAACCCtataaatgtaaggaatgtggaa ACAGTTGTGCCTCATACCTTGTACAATGTGGcagaattcatactggtgagaaaccctatgagtgtaaggagtgtgggaaggcctttagTTCTGGCTCTTACCTAGTTCAACATCtgagaattcatactggtgagaaaccctttgaatgtaaggaatgtggcaaGACCTTTAGACTTAATTCCTTCCTTACTGAACATCAGAGGTTGCACACTGGTGAGAAACCCTTTAAGTGTAAAAAATGTGGGAAGGACTTTAGATACAGTTCAGCCCTTAAAGCAATCAGAGAAACCATATGGGTGTAA